TGTGGCTTCTTTGATGACATGTTTTGGTATCTGGTATGTCGGCGGCGCTGACAAAACGTTGGTCGCGACCACCATTGCCAAAAAAACTGCCGTGAATTTCTGCAAATACCTCATAATGATGCCCTAAAGTCTTTCGTTTTTTTGTCGTTAAGGGTTACAGGCTATACTTGATTGAAAACATTGTGCAACCCCAAATCTCAACAAATGATTTACCACCGTCCATCGAGGCACCTCAGCGAGCGCAGGCAACAATCCATTGGCCGGGCGGTATCACACAATGCGATGGCATCACGGTGCGCCCAATTGAAGGCGGACCTATCCGCAGCGGGCCGCGCTTGATATTCAGCACCCCCGTTGTTTTACAAAAAGGCCATGCGATGCCTGCAGAAGGCCGTTCTGTGACCATTTCTGAACAAGGGGTTTTGATCAAATTACACGATCCCATGCCTTTGTCCCAGCACGACAGCGTTTGGATCAAGTACCCATTGCTTGAAAAAAAATTGGGTACCCCATCAGCGCCTGTCACCTATCGTGTGGTGCGTATTGAGAAACACGCCGACTATCGACTCATCGCGCTGCAGTCCCTCGACGCCCCTTCCCTATTTCAGGAAAGACTTCGACAGTTCATTGAACAGCACAAGTTTCGCTATAAGCTCGACGTTGCCGATCAGGTGGAGTGCCTCTACACCCAGGCGCTTAGTCAATTGCATATCAAATATCATCCTGTTTTGGTCTGCCTGCAAGATGAAGGCGCACAACGGAAAGCATTACTGACCAATGCCGTCAACGCTATGCCTCCATGGCGTGTTCCAAACTTGGCTTGCCTATTTGAGCACGCGCCAAACATGCCCACCCCTTATCGACTGATCGTGTCACCGCACCAAAGCCTACTCTCGAGCGAAACGGTCGAAACCGCCTGTGAGGCACTTCATGAAATTTCTGTCCGCTTAGCCTCACAAACACGCAAAAAGTGGCTTGGCTGGCAATCAATGCAGATTGCCCTCCCGTCCCCCCAATCCGAATCACAAAGCCATCTTCCGGAAAAGGCACACGCACAGTGCGAGTTGATCCGGCTTGACCGACAACATCGACGTGCGTATCGCCGATATGCGGTAGAACTGGTGGTCGACCTTACGGTTCGTGGGCTTCGCTACCGAGGCCAATCGATCGATGTTTCGGTTGATGGTATTCGGTTGCGCTTCAACGAACCCATCACTGCCGACATTGGTGACACCGTCCGAGTCGATTTTCCTCGTCTTCAAAAGCGGTTTAAAAAATATACGCTGACGGATCAGCCGTATCGAGTGGCAGCCATCAGCAAGGACCGGATGATGCTCTCGTTAACTCGAGACCACCGATATTTCGAACACGGCGCAGCAAGATTTTTTGAAGATGCCTTACCACATAGTGCCGAACGACTTGAAGTTTTGCCCGATCACACGCTATGGGAAGCAGAAGCTGAAATGGCTGGCAAAATTCTTGGTGGCCATTTACCCGCCTGGATCTTGTTTTTTCATTTTCGCTCACACCAATGGCAACTCACTGATCTTGCTTATACTGGATCCAGCAAGGCTTGGTTTTCCATGTTTTCTGACCAACAAGACATAACGCTCAACTGGCTCCAGAACGCGTGGACTCGGAAACTTTCCACTTGCGATGAATTTTCTGGTGTGACCGATGACCTCTTCGTTTTCAATAACGATGGCGACTGGTCTGCCTATTGGCGGACGGACGACGAACGACCTCGGAATCAGAGACCTACCCGCATATTTAGAGCCTATTTTGTCCCGACCCCAAAACAAAATCTGCAACCATGGCGCCAACGCGCCCTGCCAATTCGCACCCATTCCTACCGCATGTATTCTCAACTGTTGAATCGAATCCGCGCAATTGGCGCCATTGGTTACTTATTCGACATCTCCGAAGCCGTCAGCGAGCGCGACGACGCAGCACTGACACAAACCCCAAGAGACTCAGTATAACCCACTCGATGCTACCACCGACCGTTGTTGTCACAACCACCGTCGAGCTGGGCTCATCCCAATCAGCGCTTTCCATCGGCGCTTGCGCTAGGGCAGAGTTTTCCGGCCCAACCGTCATGAAGCTCTCACCAGTATCGACATCCACCAGATCAATGAGAAAATCATAATAATCGGTGGGGTAGCCATTTTCCCATAGCCCGTCGAACTCAAACGTCACACTGTCCCCGTTGACCAATAGCACGTCTGACGAGAGCGCTTCTTGGTACCACTGACCGTCTGA
This sequence is a window from Gammaproteobacteria bacterium. Protein-coding genes within it:
- a CDS encoding PilZ domain-containing protein produces the protein MIENIVQPQISTNDLPPSIEAPQRAQATIHWPGGITQCDGITVRPIEGGPIRSGPRLIFSTPVVLQKGHAMPAEGRSVTISEQGVLIKLHDPMPLSQHDSVWIKYPLLEKKLGTPSAPVTYRVVRIEKHADYRLIALQSLDAPSLFQERLRQFIEQHKFRYKLDVADQVECLYTQALSQLHIKYHPVLVCLQDEGAQRKALLTNAVNAMPPWRVPNLACLFEHAPNMPTPYRLIVSPHQSLLSSETVETACEALHEISVRLASQTRKKWLGWQSMQIALPSPQSESQSHLPEKAHAQCELIRLDRQHRRAYRRYAVELVVDLTVRGLRYRGQSIDVSVDGIRLRFNEPITADIGDTVRVDFPRLQKRFKKYTLTDQPYRVAAISKDRMMLSLTRDHRYFEHGAARFFEDALPHSAERLEVLPDHTLWEAEAEMAGKILGGHLPAWILFFHFRSHQWQLTDLAYTGSSKAWFSMFSDQQDITLNWLQNAWTRKLSTCDEFSGVTDDLFVFNNDGDWSAYWRTDDERPRNQRPTRIFRAYFVPTPKQNLQPWRQRALPIRTHSYRMYSQLLNRIRAIGAIGYLFDISEAVSERDDAALTQTPRDSV